The following are from one region of the Segatella oris genome:
- a CDS encoding regulatory protein RecX, with the protein MTEQQAQLRLASLCAKGEHCTQEMLEKLRKWEIEEDAQARIIAYLTEHHFIDDSRFCEAFVKDKIQYNGWGRRKVEQALYMKGIPRSVSDPILDEISDEMYLEKLRPLIKHKWPTIKARNEYERSMKLIKFAMGRGFDVRLIRQCIDDADELLDD; encoded by the coding sequence ATGACCGAACAACAAGCCCAACTTCGCTTAGCTTCTCTTTGTGCTAAAGGCGAACACTGCACGCAGGAAATGCTTGAAAAACTCAGGAAATGGGAGATAGAAGAAGATGCACAAGCACGCATCATAGCCTATCTCACCGAACATCATTTCATTGATGACAGCCGATTTTGTGAGGCTTTCGTCAAGGATAAGATACAATATAACGGCTGGGGACGGCGTAAAGTGGAGCAAGCGCTCTACATGAAAGGCATTCCCCGCAGTGTTTCCGACCCCATACTTGACGAAATTTCCGATGAGATGTATCTTGAAAAGCTGCGTCCTCTCATCAAACATAAGTGGCCAACCATAAAGGCCCGCAATGAATATGAACGCTCCATGAAACTCATTAAGTTTGCCATGGGACGCGGATTTGATGTGCGACTCATTCGCCAATGCATTGACGATGCCGACGAACTATTAGATGATTAG
- a CDS encoding GH3 auxin-responsive promoter family protein, whose product MSLTSIAGKLFLPRQKDLERYATEGVKMQQKVLKRLVEHGSQTEYGRKFGVQSSHYEDFAHRLPVVTYEELKGDIDRMRHGEADVLWPGRVKWYAKSSGTTNDKSKFIPVSKDGLNHIHYAGGADVVALYLRNNPQSRLFDGRGLILGGSHSPNYNVAGSLVGDLSAILIENINPLANLVRVPKKKTALLSDFEVKRDLIARECLHKNVTNISGVPSWMLSVLVRVMELSGKKHLEEVWPNLEVFFHGGIAFTPYRPQYEQLITSGKMQYMETYNASEGFFGIQSDPQDKSLLLMTDYDVFYEFIPMDEYGTDNPTIIPLEGVQKGINYAMVITTSCGLWRYVIGDTVSFTSTNPYKFVITGRTKYFINAFGEELIMDNAEKGLAYACKETGAEISEYTAAPVYMDSKAKCRHQWLIEFAKAPDSLEHFADLLDKKLQEINSDYEAKRFHDVTLQHLEVIEARQGQFNDWLKAKGKLGGQHKIPRLSNSRKVIEEVMKTSHERL is encoded by the coding sequence ATGAGTTTGACAAGCATAGCAGGAAAGCTGTTCCTGCCACGACAAAAAGATTTGGAACGCTATGCCACAGAGGGCGTGAAGATGCAGCAGAAAGTGCTGAAGCGTCTTGTTGAACATGGCAGTCAGACGGAGTATGGACGCAAGTTCGGCGTGCAGAGCAGTCATTATGAAGACTTTGCCCATAGGCTTCCCGTCGTTACCTACGAGGAACTCAAGGGCGACATCGACCGTATGCGCCACGGAGAAGCTGATGTATTGTGGCCGGGTCGTGTCAAATGGTATGCCAAGTCATCGGGAACGACCAACGACAAGAGCAAGTTTATTCCTGTCTCTAAAGACGGATTGAACCATATCCACTATGCAGGTGGTGCCGACGTTGTAGCCCTCTATCTGCGCAACAACCCGCAAAGCAGACTCTTTGATGGGCGTGGTTTAATCCTCGGTGGCAGTCATTCTCCGAATTATAATGTGGCAGGTTCGCTTGTCGGAGACCTCAGTGCAATCCTCATAGAGAATATAAATCCGCTGGCAAATCTCGTGCGTGTGCCGAAGAAGAAGACTGCTTTGCTGAGTGATTTCGAGGTGAAACGCGACCTCATCGCACGCGAATGCCTCCATAAGAACGTGACGAATATCTCGGGTGTTCCCAGTTGGATGCTGAGTGTTTTGGTGCGTGTCATGGAGCTTTCCGGCAAGAAACACCTTGAAGAAGTATGGCCCAACCTTGAAGTTTTCTTTCATGGTGGCATTGCTTTCACGCCTTATCGCCCGCAATATGAACAGCTTATCACGAGCGGGAAGATGCAATATATGGAGACTTACAACGCCAGTGAAGGCTTCTTCGGCATTCAAAGTGACCCGCAGGACAAGAGTCTTTTGCTGATGACCGACTATGATGTATTCTATGAATTCATTCCCATGGACGAGTATGGCACAGATAATCCGACAATCATTCCACTTGAGGGTGTGCAGAAGGGCATTAACTATGCCATGGTGATTACAACGAGTTGCGGGCTGTGGCGCTATGTTATTGGCGACACCGTGAGTTTCACGAGCACGAATCCCTATAAGTTTGTCATCACAGGTCGCACCAAATACTTCATCAATGCCTTTGGAGAAGAGCTGATTATGGACAATGCAGAGAAGGGATTGGCCTATGCCTGCAAGGAAACAGGGGCTGAAATCAGCGAATATACTGCCGCTCCTGTCTACATGGACAGCAAGGCGAAATGCCGTCATCAGTGGCTCATTGAGTTTGCAAAAGCCCCTGATTCCCTCGAACATTTTGCCGATTTGCTGGATAAAAAGCTGCAGGAAATCAACAGTGATTACGAGGCAAAGCGCTTCCATGATGTCACTTTGCAGCATTTAGAGGTTATCGAAGCGCGCCAAGGGCAATTCAACGACTGGCTGAAAGCTAAGGGAAAGCTCGGCGGACAGCATAAGATACCGCGGTTGAGCAACAGCAGAAAGGTGATAGAAGAGGTGATGAAGACCTCCCATGAACGTCTCTAA
- a CDS encoding Ig-like domain-containing protein, giving the protein MKIKQMITSSNQRKIKEKIRILLCFILPSLGGVGGGFTSCARMGNPDGGWYDETPPRVIGATPADKDINVKVRKVKISFDEFVKIDNPSENVIVSPPQLETPEIKAAGKSIEVKLLDSLKANTTYTIDFSDAISDNNEGNPLGNYTYSFSTGAEIDTMEVSGYVVAAQNLEPVKGILVGLYANQADSAFQKLPMLRVSRTDSRGHFVIKGVKQGSYRVYALQDMDGNYQFTQKSEMIAFNHDTITTSMKGDIRQDTLWTDSLHIADIKRVGYTHFLPDDITLRAFNETLTNRYLLSVTRNEANHFAVNFSYGNAELPRIKGLNFNADNAFVVIPNVKRDTIDYWLRDTALVNQDTLRMEMSYLMTDSLGQLVTNTDTMEVLSKQPYERRMKQRKATYEKWQKQQERAKKKGEPYLTEMPRELLAMSIKSSSELDPDKNVQLQFKTPLAHVDTTKIHLYTKIDTLWYRSHFLFQPVARRNAEGRMVRPDSLEHGMEYELLGEWKPGQEYSLEIDSMAFTDIYGAVTAKFKQGLKVKSNDEYSTLLITLTGMDGQPCIVQLLDRNDNVVKEVQAEDHQAEFYYLKPDTYYLRLFVDANHNGMWDTGDYAADRQPEAVYYYPGKIECKAKWDMTERWNPTSTPLYLQKPEQITKQKADKQKTVKRRNAERAKQLGITYGQGNI; this is encoded by the coding sequence ATGAAGATAAAGCAGATGATTACCTCGTCAAATCAAAGAAAGATAAAGGAAAAGATACGCATTCTCTTGTGCTTTATACTCCCCTCCTTGGGAGGGGTAGGGGGAGGTTTCACCTCTTGTGCACGCATGGGAAACCCTGATGGCGGCTGGTATGATGAGACTCCGCCAAGAGTTATCGGGGCAACGCCGGCCGATAAAGACATCAATGTGAAAGTCAGGAAGGTGAAAATCAGTTTTGATGAGTTCGTCAAGATAGACAATCCGAGTGAGAATGTGATTGTTTCTCCACCGCAATTGGAAACTCCCGAAATCAAGGCTGCAGGCAAATCGATTGAAGTGAAGCTGCTCGATTCGCTCAAAGCTAACACTACTTACACGATTGATTTCAGTGATGCAATCAGTGATAATAACGAGGGAAACCCGCTCGGAAACTACACTTACAGCTTCTCTACGGGTGCAGAGATCGACACAATGGAGGTGTCTGGCTATGTGGTTGCAGCCCAGAACCTCGAGCCAGTGAAAGGAATTCTCGTGGGACTCTATGCAAATCAAGCCGATTCTGCCTTTCAGAAGCTGCCGATGTTGCGTGTAAGCAGGACGGACAGTCGTGGACATTTCGTCATCAAAGGTGTCAAGCAAGGCTCTTATCGGGTGTATGCGTTGCAGGATATGGACGGAAACTATCAGTTCACTCAAAAGAGTGAGATGATTGCTTTCAATCATGATACCATCACAACTTCAATGAAGGGCGACATCCGACAAGACACTTTATGGACCGACTCTCTGCATATTGCCGACATTAAGCGCGTGGGATATACCCACTTCCTGCCTGATGATATCACGCTGCGTGCCTTCAACGAAACGCTGACCAACCGTTATTTGCTGAGCGTTACACGCAATGAAGCCAATCATTTTGCGGTGAATTTCAGTTATGGAAATGCCGAGTTACCTCGTATAAAAGGCTTGAATTTCAATGCAGATAATGCTTTTGTGGTCATTCCCAACGTCAAGAGAGACACCATCGACTATTGGCTGCGTGACACGGCACTTGTCAATCAAGATACGCTTCGCATGGAAATGTCGTATCTCATGACCGATTCTTTGGGACAACTCGTCACGAACACTGACACCATGGAGGTGCTTTCAAAACAGCCTTACGAGCGAAGAATGAAGCAAAGAAAGGCTACTTATGAGAAATGGCAAAAGCAACAGGAGCGTGCTAAGAAGAAAGGAGAGCCTTATCTGACTGAAATGCCGCGTGAACTATTGGCGATGAGCATTAAAAGTTCAAGTGAACTCGATCCCGATAAGAATGTTCAGCTACAGTTTAAAACACCACTTGCGCACGTAGATACGACCAAAATCCACCTCTATACGAAGATAGATACCCTATGGTATCGTTCGCATTTCCTTTTCCAGCCTGTGGCCCGGCGCAATGCCGAGGGGCGGATGGTGAGGCCGGACTCACTGGAACACGGCATGGAATACGAGCTTTTAGGTGAATGGAAGCCTGGGCAGGAGTACAGTCTTGAAATAGATAGCATGGCTTTTACAGACATTTATGGGGCTGTGACGGCCAAGTTCAAGCAGGGACTCAAGGTGAAGAGCAATGACGAATACAGCACATTGCTCATTACGTTGACAGGAATGGACGGTCAGCCCTGCATCGTTCAGCTGCTCGACCGCAATGATAACGTCGTCAAAGAGGTGCAGGCCGAGGATCATCAAGCCGAGTTTTACTATCTGAAACCCGATACTTATTATCTTCGTCTCTTTGTAGATGCAAACCATAATGGCATGTGGGACACCGGAGATTATGCTGCAGACCGTCAGCCCGAGGCTGTATATTACTATCCGGGAAAGATAGAATGCAAGGCCAAATGGGACATGACAGAGCGTTGGAACCCTACTTCGACACCGCTTTATCTCCAGAAACCCGAGCAAATCACTAAGCAGAAGGCCGATAAACAGAAGACGGTGAAGCGGCGAAATGCCGAACGTGCCAAGCAATTGGGCATCACTTACGGACAAGGAAACATATAA
- a CDS encoding O-methyltransferase has product MNRHGEQQFAALQQVEESLNDYISTHIDPEDDYLYRLYRATNIHTIHGRMASGHIQGRLLKMLVTMIRPKRILEVGTFSGYSALCMAEGLDDDGKLYTFEINDEMEDFTRPWIAQSPVADKIIFTIGDANLLAPQLGITFDMAFIDGDKRTYIETYEMAMKLLRVGGFLLADNTLWDGHVIDSAYDHDQQTLGIRAFNDHVQADQRVEKVILPLRDGLTLIRKIKE; this is encoded by the coding sequence ATGAACAGACACGGAGAACAGCAGTTTGCAGCGCTTCAGCAGGTGGAAGAGTCTCTCAACGACTATATCTCGACGCATATCGACCCCGAAGACGACTATCTTTACCGCCTCTATCGCGCCACAAACATCCACACTATCCACGGCCGAATGGCCAGCGGACACATTCAAGGACGCCTATTAAAGATGCTCGTCACGATGATTCGACCGAAGCGCATCCTTGAAGTGGGCACGTTCAGTGGCTACAGTGCGCTCTGCATGGCCGAGGGATTAGACGACGACGGCAAGCTATATACGTTTGAAATCAACGACGAAATGGAAGACTTCACACGGCCATGGATAGCGCAATCTCCCGTTGCTGACAAGATCATCTTTACCATTGGAGACGCCAACTTGCTGGCACCACAACTCGGAATTACCTTCGACATGGCCTTTATCGACGGTGACAAACGCACCTATATCGAGACTTATGAAATGGCGATGAAGCTGCTCCGAGTGGGTGGTTTCCTATTGGCCGACAATACATTATGGGATGGTCATGTCATTGATTCAGCCTACGACCACGACCAACAGACGCTCGGCATCCGTGCTTTCAACGACCATGTGCAGGCCGATCAACGCGTGGAGAAAGTCATCCTGCCCCTACGCGACGGGCTTACCCTTATCAGAAAAATCAAAGAATAA
- the xerA gene encoding site-specific tyrosine recombinase/integron integrase, with protein METDKKSSANVLKSYLRYLKLERNYSQNTLDAYSHDITWLMDYCKREGLEMTALQLEDLQHFAATLHEFQIGPRSQSRILSGIRSFYRFLLLDGYIETDPTELLESPALGQHLPEVLSTAEVDMLEQSIDLSKPEGQRNRAIIEVLFSCGLRVSELVNLKLSQLYLDDGFIRVLGKGSKERLVPISPRAIKELQLWFTDRVHLNIKPGEEDFVFLNRRGHHLTRTMILIMIKRQAEEAGIKKTISPHTLRHSFATALLQGGADLRAIQAMLGHESIGTTEIYTHIDTTTLREEILNHHPRNMRKNVE; from the coding sequence ATGGAAACCGACAAGAAAAGCAGTGCCAATGTGCTGAAGTCTTACCTGCGTTATCTGAAGTTAGAGCGCAATTATTCACAGAACACGCTCGATGCCTACAGTCATGACATCACGTGGCTCATGGACTATTGCAAGCGCGAAGGACTCGAAATGACGGCTTTGCAGCTTGAAGATCTGCAGCATTTTGCAGCTACTTTGCACGAGTTTCAAATTGGTCCGCGCTCACAATCACGCATCTTGAGTGGTATCCGCTCGTTTTATCGCTTCCTTTTACTTGATGGTTACATCGAAACTGACCCCACAGAACTGCTCGAATCTCCTGCTTTGGGACAGCATTTACCCGAGGTTCTGTCGACAGCTGAAGTCGATATGCTGGAACAGAGCATAGACCTCAGTAAGCCGGAAGGCCAGCGTAACCGCGCCATTATTGAGGTGTTGTTCTCCTGCGGACTGCGAGTTTCAGAGCTTGTCAACCTGAAACTCTCCCAACTTTACCTTGATGACGGCTTCATTCGCGTGCTCGGCAAGGGTTCGAAAGAGCGGCTTGTGCCCATTTCTCCACGTGCTATTAAGGAACTTCAACTGTGGTTTACCGACCGTGTTCACCTCAATATCAAACCCGGTGAAGAGGATTTTGTGTTCTTGAACCGTCGTGGTCATCACCTCACTCGCACCATGATTCTCATCATGATCAAGCGACAGGCAGAAGAAGCGGGTATAAAGAAGACCATTTCTCCCCACACCCTGCGCCATAGTTTCGCCACTGCGCTGCTCCAAGGTGGTGCTGATTTGCGAGCCATTCAAGCCATGCTGGGCCATGAGAGCATCGGAACCACCGAGATTTATACGCATATCGACACGACAACTCTGCGTGAAGAAATCCTTAATCACCACCCAAGGAACATGAGGAAGAATGTGGAATGA
- a CDS encoding ComF family protein, with protein MISFLDRFFDLIAPRLCAVCGSRLTVTEKVICAPCNRHLPRTDHALSPFDNPLCRIFWKQVPIEKAAAWFYYSAKSPASRAIYDLKYHHRAAIGHQLGEMMACEMQANGFFEGIDLIIPVPLTKGRMRERGYNQSLLIAEGVAHITHIPIENKVLKRIRFDGSQTQQSIELRRENVKDAFRLQHPERIVERHLLLIDDVITTGSTMLACAKELAKAGDIKVSVLSLGFVGR; from the coding sequence ATGATTAGCTTCTTAGACAGGTTTTTCGACCTCATTGCACCACGCTTGTGCGCTGTCTGTGGCAGTCGGTTGACCGTCACAGAAAAGGTGATTTGTGCCCCATGTAACCGCCATTTGCCACGCACTGACCATGCCCTTTCGCCATTCGACAACCCACTTTGCCGCATTTTTTGGAAGCAAGTGCCCATTGAAAAGGCTGCCGCTTGGTTCTATTATTCGGCAAAATCGCCTGCCAGTCGCGCTATTTACGACCTTAAATATCATCACCGCGCAGCCATTGGTCACCAACTTGGCGAGATGATGGCATGCGAAATGCAGGCTAACGGCTTCTTTGAAGGCATTGATTTGATTATCCCAGTGCCACTCACGAAAGGCAGAATGCGCGAGCGTGGCTATAATCAAAGCCTGCTTATTGCCGAAGGTGTGGCACATATCACACACATTCCCATTGAAAACAAAGTGCTGAAACGCATACGTTTTGACGGCAGCCAGACTCAACAGAGCATCGAACTGCGCCGCGAGAACGTGAAAGATGCCTTCCGATTGCAGCATCCAGAGCGCATCGTTGAGCGTCATCTGCTTCTTATCGACGATGTCATCACCACGGGTTCCACGATGCTTGCCTGCGCAAAAGAACTCGCCAAGGCAGGCGATATCAAAGTAAGCGTGTTGTCGTTAGGCTTTGTGGGGAGATAA
- the prmC gene encoding peptide chain release factor N(5)-glutamine methyltransferase: MTYSQLWRRLLPLYDEREAKAVVRTLLEERFNLTLTDLYTDGLDRLTDEEKVRMETLIERLEAGEPVQYVVGKARFCGRDYMVAPGVLIPRPETEMLCKEVISAYNRPYCALQPPEPLRVLDIGTGSGCIAVTLALDLWNCTVTAWDISGDALIIARENAHRLQAHVNLELQDALNPDEMALNAPPFDIIVSNPPYICDRESKDMAKHVLAHEPHTALFVPDDDPLLFYRSIARYGLSHLKPSGMLAFEINPIYAEETCKMLEHMGYEQIERKEDQYGKERIVIARRD; the protein is encoded by the coding sequence ATGACTTATAGCCAGCTATGGCGGCGTCTGCTGCCTCTTTATGACGAGCGGGAAGCCAAGGCTGTCGTGAGAACGCTATTGGAAGAGAGGTTCAATCTCACGCTGACCGATCTCTATACCGACGGACTTGACCGCCTCACTGACGAGGAGAAAGTGCGCATGGAAACGCTGATCGAGCGGTTGGAAGCAGGCGAACCGGTGCAGTATGTCGTGGGAAAAGCCCGCTTTTGTGGCCGTGATTACATGGTTGCTCCAGGTGTACTTATCCCACGTCCCGAAACAGAAATGCTTTGCAAAGAGGTCATTTCGGCCTACAACAGGCCCTATTGTGCCCTTCAACCTCCCGAACCTTTGCGTGTGCTTGACATTGGAACGGGCAGCGGTTGCATTGCTGTCACACTCGCACTCGACCTTTGGAACTGCACGGTTACGGCCTGGGACATCTCCGGAGACGCCTTGATAATCGCAAGAGAGAATGCACATCGGCTGCAGGCTCACGTGAATCTTGAGCTGCAGGATGCCTTAAACCCTGACGAAATGGCTCTCAATGCACCGCCTTTCGACATCATCGTGTCGAATCCTCCCTATATCTGCGACCGCGAAAGCAAGGACATGGCGAAGCATGTGCTGGCACATGAGCCTCACACGGCCCTCTTTGTGCCCGATGACGACCCACTTCTTTTCTATCGTTCCATTGCCCGTTACGGTCTTTCCCACCTCAAACCATCCGGCATGCTCGCGTTTGAAATCAATCCCATTTATGCCGAAGAGACATGCAAGATGTTGGAGCATATGGGCTATGAACAAATCGAAAGAAAGGAAGATCAGTATGGAAAGGAGAGGATAGTGATAGCCCGAAGAGACTGA
- the aroQ gene encoding type II 3-dehydroquinate dehydratase, with translation MKIQIINGPNLNLLGKREPDIYGNRSFEDYLPTLQARFLDIELHYYQSNVEGELINKLQEVGFSVDGIVLNAGAYTHTSIALQDCIRSLKCPVVEVHISNVHQREGFRHHSFLSPACLGVICGFGLHGYAMAIDGIIAHKSKVE, from the coding sequence ATGAAGATACAAATCATCAATGGGCCCAACCTCAACTTGCTTGGGAAGCGCGAGCCCGACATTTATGGTAACCGCTCATTTGAGGACTATCTGCCCACGCTTCAGGCGCGTTTTCTCGATATTGAGCTTCATTATTACCAAAGTAATGTTGAAGGTGAGCTTATCAACAAACTTCAGGAAGTGGGGTTCAGCGTTGACGGTATCGTGCTGAATGCCGGAGCCTACACCCATACGAGCATTGCCTTGCAGGATTGTATCCGTTCACTGAAGTGCCCGGTTGTCGAGGTTCACATCAGTAATGTGCATCAACGGGAAGGCTTCCGGCATCATTCTTTCCTCAGTCCGGCCTGTCTCGGCGTCATCTGCGGCTTCGGCTTGCACGGCTACGCCATGGCCATTGACGGCATTATTGCCCATAAATCAAAGGTGGAATAG
- a CDS encoding DUF3108 domain-containing protein: MPHRAAIVRRCVLIAMLLCSLSTAVKAQESNCSFRNTAFKSGEFLSYNLYYNWKFVWVKAGTASMYTVQSRYDGKPAYRCSLTTRGNGQLDNFFVLRDTLLCYNTLDLEPLYFRKGAREGKRYTVDEVYYSYGSGKTNVRQHRQHNDGSHTWAKHSYSDCVYDMMSIFMRARSFDPANWKKGNVVNFPIVDGDDRTPAQLRFDGRATVKADNGQKYQCLRLAYLELTDGKYKRLVDFYVTDDANHVPVRLDMFLRFGSAKAFLTGAKGLRN; the protein is encoded by the coding sequence ATGCCGCATCGTGCAGCAATTGTAAGGCGTTGTGTTCTCATAGCCATGTTGCTGTGCAGTCTTTCGACTGCTGTTAAGGCGCAGGAAAGTAACTGTTCTTTTCGAAATACGGCCTTCAAGTCGGGCGAATTCCTGTCGTATAACCTCTATTACAATTGGAAATTCGTGTGGGTGAAGGCTGGAACAGCCAGCATGTACACCGTGCAGAGCCGTTACGATGGCAAGCCTGCCTATCGCTGCAGCCTCACAACGCGTGGCAACGGCCAGCTCGATAACTTCTTTGTGCTGCGTGATACGCTGCTCTGTTATAATACTTTAGACTTGGAACCGCTTTATTTTCGCAAGGGTGCACGCGAGGGAAAGCGCTACACTGTGGATGAAGTTTATTATAGTTATGGCAGTGGAAAGACCAATGTTCGCCAGCACCGCCAGCATAACGATGGTTCACACACATGGGCTAAACATAGTTATAGCGACTGCGTTTACGACATGATGAGTATCTTTATGCGTGCACGTTCGTTCGATCCTGCCAATTGGAAGAAGGGCAATGTGGTCAACTTTCCGATTGTCGACGGTGATGATCGCACGCCTGCACAGCTTCGTTTCGATGGCAGAGCAACCGTAAAGGCGGATAACGGACAAAAGTATCAGTGCTTACGATTGGCTTATCTCGAACTTACAGACGGCAAATACAAGCGCTTGGTCGACTTTTATGTAACCGATGATGCCAATCATGTGCCCGTGCGTCTTGACATGTTTCTGCGCTTCGGCTCTGCAAAGGCTTTCCTTACCGGTGCTAAAGGGCTTAGAAATTGA
- a CDS encoding transposase, which yields MPQYLNQILVHCVFHKHAKAVTIQAQDQLPLNQFVMQTCHFLHCPCLIANGVADHLHFLLVLATNVSIADVVKEVKRKATLFLKERNPSYYHSFCWQGGYGAFSVSIRHRDSVYQYIYQQQEHHKKISAKDEFESLLRNAGITKYDEKFYWST from the coding sequence ATGCCACAATATCTCAACCAAATCCTTGTGCATTGCGTATTTCATAAACATGCAAAAGCCGTCACCATTCAAGCACAGGACCAATTACCGCTGAATCAGTTCGTCATGCAAACCTGTCATTTCTTACATTGCCCTTGTCTCATTGCCAATGGTGTAGCCGACCATCTGCACTTCTTATTGGTGCTTGCTACCAATGTATCAATAGCTGATGTGGTGAAAGAGGTGAAACGGAAAGCCACACTCTTCCTCAAAGAGCGCAATCCTTCTTATTACCATTCCTTTTGTTGGCAAGGCGGATATGGTGCATTCAGCGTTTCAATAAGGCACAGAGATAGTGTATATCAATATATCTATCAACAGCAAGAACACCATAAAAAGATTTCGGCAAAAGATGAGTTTGAATCACTGTTACGCAATGCAGGCATCACAAAATACGATGAAAAATTTTATTGGAGCACGTGA
- a CDS encoding YihY/virulence factor BrkB family protein, producing MNKLSRLKYFMTFGIWNREEHENGWCKRTGLNVVRKMYMAIRLFIERGHVDYATQLSFSTILAIVPIFAMIFAIGRGFGLSKYIETWLRSTLDSQPQAAESIISLADSYLQHAQTGLFIGIGLLFMLYSVLSLIYNVENVFNIIWQVERKRSVGRFLADNLSMMFLVPVIIIVMSGVSIIANTTTDHLQAFIILGPIARILVKLLPFVVLTLIFIALFVVMPNTRVKFSAAVGPAILAAILMLLVQWGYVHGQLFLSGYNAVYGSLAALPLFMLWMQISWYICLFCAELCYMNQYLDYYEYMISPKDISEANRRKIALLVMRHIIKRFSEGHPALTVLEIKQLTGIPIRLVCDALTRLEHVKLVTVVGNSKDEDTRYQPAQSLNHLRMGRIVELLDNDSPDRHKNNHIDISSTLNDEAAQEVRRAREEFIQKLNDINDL from the coding sequence ATGAACAAACTTTCAAGACTGAAATATTTCATGACCTTCGGCATTTGGAACCGGGAGGAGCATGAGAACGGCTGGTGTAAACGCACAGGACTCAACGTCGTGCGCAAGATGTACATGGCCATAAGACTGTTTATTGAGCGCGGACATGTGGACTATGCCACTCAACTTTCATTCAGTACAATCCTTGCTATCGTGCCTATCTTCGCCATGATCTTTGCAATTGGGCGCGGTTTCGGACTCTCCAAATACATCGAAACATGGCTCCGAAGCACCTTAGACAGCCAACCGCAGGCCGCCGAGTCAATCATCTCATTGGCCGACTCCTACCTGCAGCATGCACAGACAGGCCTGTTTATCGGCATCGGTCTGCTGTTCATGCTCTATAGTGTGCTGAGTCTTATCTACAATGTAGAGAATGTTTTCAACATCATCTGGCAAGTAGAAAGAAAGCGATCTGTCGGCAGGTTTCTGGCCGACAACCTGTCAATGATGTTCCTTGTTCCCGTGATTATCATCGTCATGTCGGGGGTAAGTATCATCGCAAACACCACAACCGACCACCTGCAGGCATTCATCATTCTCGGCCCGATAGCACGCATTTTGGTCAAACTGCTGCCTTTCGTAGTCCTGACGCTTATCTTCATAGCCCTCTTCGTGGTGATGCCCAACACGCGGGTGAAGTTCTCTGCGGCCGTAGGTCCGGCGATATTGGCAGCCATATTGATGCTCCTCGTGCAGTGGGGCTACGTGCACGGACAGCTCTTTCTCTCGGGCTATAACGCCGTATATGGGTCGCTTGCCGCCCTACCCCTGTTCATGTTGTGGATGCAGATATCGTGGTATATCTGTCTGTTCTGCGCCGAACTGTGCTATATGAACCAATATCTCGACTATTATGAATACATGATCAGTCCCAAGGATATCAGTGAGGCGAACCGCCGAAAGATAGCACTTCTCGTGATGCGGCACATCATCAAGCGCTTCAGCGAGGGGCATCCGGCACTCACAGTGCTTGAGATTAAGCAGCTCACGGGCATTCCTATCCGTCTCGTCTGCGATGCCCTTACACGGTTGGAACACGTGAAACTCGTCACCGTTGTGGGCAACAGCAAAGACGAAGACACGCGCTATCAACCGGCACAGAGCCTGAACCACCTGCGCATGGGGCGCATTGTGGAACTCTTGGACAATGATTCGCCCGACCGACACAAGAATAATCACATCGACATCAGCTCCACATTAAACGACGAAGCAGCACAAGAAGTGCGCCGGGCACGTGAGGAATTCATTCAAAAACTCAATGATATCAATGACTTATAG